In one Achromobacter spanius genomic region, the following are encoded:
- a CDS encoding MFS transporter, translating to MNPLPVSLRTGSRPVWLILGILCIAMALRAPVTGVPPLIGMIREQLGLTSTAAGMLITLPLLAFAVVSLFAAGLARRHGLERTLFGAMVLIAVGIVVRTQGAAWGLYGGTAIIGAGIAIGNVLLPSLVKRDFPQHVAGLTSAYVLTMSIVAGVASAIAIPLAGWSTGLSVNGWHFSTLCLLVLPLASMLLWLPQLARHTPPASTTAHAPHGGRLWHSPLAWQVTLYLGINSFVFYVGVSWLPAILRDAGYSAERAGSLHGLLQLMSAGPALFLAPVVRRMKDQRGAAFCSAASSFVAFVGLITAPGWATAWIVLLGLGTGGGIILGLAFVGLRARHAQQAAALSGMAQCVGYLFAASGPALMGALHDRLGGWSVALALCAILCVAMAVIGLYAGRAIQIGGPRVPRPQPVSTAR from the coding sequence ATGAATCCTCTTCCCGTTTCTCTACGCACCGGCAGCCGTCCGGTGTGGCTCATCCTGGGCATTCTTTGCATTGCCATGGCCCTGCGCGCGCCAGTAACGGGGGTGCCGCCGCTGATTGGCATGATCCGTGAACAACTGGGCCTGACGTCCACGGCGGCCGGCATGCTGATCACCTTGCCTTTGCTGGCGTTTGCCGTGGTGTCCTTGTTTGCCGCGGGCCTGGCGCGCCGCCATGGCCTGGAACGCACGCTGTTCGGCGCCATGGTGCTGATTGCTGTCGGCATCGTGGTGCGCACACAGGGCGCGGCCTGGGGCCTGTATGGGGGCACGGCCATCATCGGGGCGGGCATTGCCATCGGCAATGTGCTGTTGCCCAGCCTGGTCAAGCGCGACTTTCCGCAGCACGTTGCCGGGCTGACCTCGGCCTATGTGTTGACGATGAGCATCGTGGCGGGCGTGGCCTCGGCCATTGCGATTCCCCTGGCGGGGTGGTCGACAGGGCTGTCGGTAAACGGTTGGCACTTTTCCACGCTGTGCCTGCTGGTCTTGCCGCTGGCCAGCATGCTGCTGTGGCTACCGCAGTTGGCGCGGCACACGCCGCCGGCGTCAACCACCGCGCACGCGCCGCACGGCGGCCGCCTGTGGCATTCGCCACTGGCGTGGCAGGTGACCTTGTACCTCGGCATCAATTCCTTTGTGTTCTACGTGGGCGTGAGCTGGCTGCCCGCCATCTTGCGCGACGCCGGCTATTCCGCCGAGCGCGCGGGTTCCTTGCATGGACTGCTGCAACTGATGTCCGCCGGCCCCGCCCTGTTCCTGGCGCCGGTGGTGCGCCGGATGAAAGACCAGCGCGGCGCGGCGTTCTGCTCGGCTGCGTCGTCCTTCGTGGCGTTCGTGGGTCTGATCACGGCGCCCGGCTGGGCCACGGCCTGGATCGTGCTGCTGGGGCTGGGCACGGGCGGCGGCATCATTCTGGGCTTGGCCTTTGTGGGGCTGCGCGCGCGCCATGCGCAGCAGGCGGCGGCCTTGTCAGGCATGGCGCAATGCGTTGGCTATCTGTTCGCCGCCAGCGGCCCCGCCTTGATGGGCGCGCTGCATGACCGGCTTGGCGGGTGGAGCGTCGCCTTGGCGTTGTGCGCGATCCTGTGCGTGGCGATGGCGGTCATCGGCCTGTATGCGGGCCGCGCCATTCAGATTGGCGGGCCGCGCGTGCCGAGGCCGCAACCGGTGTCCACGGCCCGCTAG
- a CDS encoding M4 family metallopeptidase produces the protein MPRPSESAPLIGVIPPYMLDRLAQHSDARVSMPAVKTLIIDQQQRGLREMSAQPSRATLAPASPPSPPGVPERAVHDAHNTTTLPGTLVRAEGRPASGDVAVDEAYAHLGATYKLFWEVYKRHSIDGHGLPLVGTVHYGDDYDNAFWNGAQMVFGDGDGEIFNRFTVAVDIIGHELTHGVIDSEAALLYQGQSGALNESLCDVFGALVKQYALGQTATQADWLVGAGLFTEQVNARALRSMAEPGSAYDDPVLGKDPQPAHMRDYVDTPRDNGGVHINSGIPNRAFFLAATSLDGPAWKGAGRVWYDTLCDKRLRHDADFKAFAALTSTVAAERHDADVQNAVSQAWAAVGVLP, from the coding sequence ATGCCACGTCCTTCCGAGTCCGCTCCCTTGATCGGCGTGATTCCCCCTTACATGCTGGACCGCCTGGCGCAACACAGCGACGCGCGCGTCAGCATGCCCGCCGTCAAAACCTTGATCATCGATCAGCAGCAGCGCGGCTTGCGCGAAATGTCCGCGCAACCGTCGCGCGCCACGCTGGCGCCCGCTTCCCCCCCGTCGCCCCCCGGTGTGCCGGAACGCGCGGTGCATGACGCGCACAACACCACCACGCTGCCCGGCACGCTGGTGCGCGCCGAAGGCCGCCCGGCCAGTGGCGACGTGGCGGTGGACGAGGCCTATGCGCACCTGGGCGCCACCTACAAACTGTTCTGGGAGGTATACAAGCGCCATTCCATCGACGGCCACGGGCTGCCGCTGGTAGGCACCGTGCACTACGGCGACGACTACGACAACGCTTTCTGGAACGGCGCGCAGATGGTGTTTGGCGATGGCGACGGCGAAATCTTCAACCGCTTCACCGTGGCCGTGGACATCATCGGCCATGAACTCACACACGGCGTGATCGACTCCGAAGCCGCCTTGCTTTACCAAGGCCAGTCCGGCGCCTTGAATGAATCGCTGTGCGACGTGTTCGGTGCCCTAGTCAAGCAGTACGCGCTGGGTCAGACCGCCACGCAGGCGGATTGGCTGGTGGGCGCGGGTTTGTTCACCGAGCAGGTCAACGCCCGCGCGCTGCGGTCCATGGCGGAACCCGGCAGCGCCTACGACGACCCGGTGCTGGGCAAAGACCCGCAGCCCGCCCACATGCGCGACTACGTCGATACCCCGCGCGACAACGGCGGGGTACATATCAATTCCGGCATTCCCAACCGCGCGTTTTTCCTGGCGGCCACCTCGCTGGACGGTCCAGCGTGGAAAGGCGCTGGCCGCGTCTGGTACGACACGCTGTGCGACAAGCGCCTGCGCCACGACGCCGACTTCAAGGCCTTCGCCGCTCTGACGTCAACCGTGGCCGCCGAACGTCACGACGCGGACGTCCAAAACGCGGTGTCACAAGCCTGGGCCGCCGTAGGAGTCCTGCCATGA
- a CDS encoding protealysin inhibitor emfourin — protein MIELPPLDLVLLVRLTREGGVAYLPALTQPRSINLATCAPEVRQEVGDALQRAAPRAVADCAQAGGDQRYFHVEIVLDRDEQSAISFDVPEADAPDTLMQLWKAHAASPG, from the coding sequence ATGATCGAACTGCCCCCTCTGGACCTGGTGCTACTGGTACGGCTGACCCGCGAAGGCGGCGTGGCGTACCTGCCCGCGCTGACGCAGCCGCGCAGCATCAACCTGGCCACCTGCGCCCCCGAGGTGCGCCAGGAAGTCGGCGACGCGCTGCAACGCGCGGCCCCGCGTGCCGTGGCGGACTGCGCCCAAGCGGGTGGCGACCAACGCTATTTCCACGTCGAAATCGTGCTGGACCGCGACGAGCAAAGCGCCATCAGCTTCGACGTGCCCGAGGCCGACGCGCCCGACACGCTGATGCAACTATGGAAGGCGCACGCGGCATCCCCCGGCTAG